One region of Oncorhynchus keta strain PuntledgeMale-10-30-2019 chromosome 24, Oket_V2, whole genome shotgun sequence genomic DNA includes:
- the LOC118357546 gene encoding transcription factor 7-like 2 isoform X17, giving the protein MYLSEGVLAGPEERGAKGGVLASGLPLLQQIGCWHLNLSGWSNKVPVVQHPHHVHPLTPLITYSNEHFTPGNPPPHLQGDVDPKTGIPRPPQHPDISPYYPLSPGSVGQLPHPLGWLVPQQGQPVYPITTGGFRHPYPTALTVNASMQSFLSSRFPHHMVPPHHSLHQTGIPHPAIVTPNVKQESSHSDIGLNSSTILYTLHRKHQDSKKEDEKKKQPHIKKPLNAFMLYMKEMRAKVVAECTLKESAAINQILGRRWHALTREEQAKYYELARKERQLHMQLYPGWSARDNYAGNQQGKKKKRKRDKQPGEGNEHREYFPNPCLSLPPITDANTPKKCRALFGLDQLSLWCKPCRRKKKCIRYIQGEGSCASPPSSDGSLLDSPPSSPSSVAPSPSSKESKPQTEQMQPLSLTMKPAHQPLHHPHLLAGQPPPPSLVLLENSAAAAGKMPGAAHNGAHDHGNVSSSRQPGSSGASLARPLAALLCHSHSLHPNSTAPQPLSLVTKSIE; this is encoded by the exons ATGTACCTGAGTGAGGGCGTTTTAGCGGGGCCGGAGGAGAGGGGAGCCAAAGGAGGAGTCCTTGCCTCCGGGCTCCCCCTCCTCCAGCAGATCGGCTGCTGGCATCTGAATCTCAGTGGCTGG TCTAATAAAGTCCCAGTGGTACAGCACCCGCACCACGTGCACCCGCTCACGCCTCTGATCACCTACAGCAATGAGCACTTCACACCGGGCAACCCCCCTCCGCACCTACAGGGAGACGTGGACCCCAAAACAG gaATTCCAAGGCCTCCACAACACCCAGACATATCTCCGTATTACCCTCTATCGCCTGGCTCTGTAGGGCAGCTCCCCCATCCGCTAGGCTGGTTAGTACCACA GCAAGGTCAACCTGTTTACCCAATCACAACGGGGGGTTTTAGACACCCCTACCCGACTGCACTCACTGTCAATGCATCCATGCAAAG TTTTCTGTCCTCCAGGTTCCCTCACCACATGGTCCCCCCTCACCACAGTTTGCACCAGACCGGCATCCCCCACCCTGCCATCGTCACGCCCAACGTCAAGCAGGAGTCCTCCCACAGCGACATAGGCCTCAACAGCTC tactatactgtacacactcCACAGGAAACACCAGGACTCGAAAAAGGAGGACGAGAAGAAGAAGCAGCCCCACATAAAGAAGCCGCTGAACGCCTTCATGCTCTACATGAAGGAGATGAGGGCCAAGGTGGTGGCCGAGTGCACGTTGAAAGAGAGCGCCGCCATCAACCAGATCCTGGGacgaagg tgGCATGCTCTAACACGAGAGGAGCAGGCAAAATACTACGAGCTGGCCCGGAAAGAGCGACAGCTTCACATGCAGCTCTACCCAGGCTGGTCAGCACGAGATAACTAT GCGGGTAACCAACAGGgcaaaaagaagaagagaaaaaggGATAAGCAGCCAGGAGAGGGCAATG AACACAGAGAATATTTTCCAAACCCTTGCCTTTCACTCCCTCCGATTACAG ATGCAAATACCCCAAAGAAGTGTCGTGCCTTGTTCGGGCTTGACCAGCTGAGTTTATGGTGCAAACCATGCAG GAGAAAAAAAAAGTGCATTCGCTACATCCAAGGTGAAGGCAGCTGTGCCAGTCCTCCCTCTTCGGACGGAAGCTTACTAGACTcccccccatcctccccctcctcggtggccccctccccctcctcgaAAGAGTCCAAACCTCAGACTGAACAAATGCAACCTCTCTCACTGACTATGAAACCGGCCCACCAGCCTCTCCACCACCCGCACCTCCTGGCTGGGCAACCTCCTCCGCCATCTTTGGTTCTGCTGGAAAACTCTGCTGCTGCAGCGGGTAAAATGCCTGGCGCAGCCCACAATGGAGCCCATGACCACGGCAATGTCTCGTCCTCGCGGCAACCGGGCTCCTCAGGCGCCTCCCTGGCCAGGCCCTTGGCAGCATTGCTGTGTCATTCCCACTCGCTACACCCCAACTCCACGGCCCCTCAGCCTCTGTCGCTCGTGACCAAGTCTATAGAGTAG
- the LOC118357546 gene encoding transcription factor 7-like 2 isoform X19 translates to MYLSEGVLAGPEERGAKGGVLASGLPLLQQIGCWHLNLSGWSNKVPVVQHPHHVHPLTPLITYSNEHFTPGNPPPHLQGDVDPKTGIPRPPQHPDISPYYPLSPGSVGQLPHPLGWLVPQQGQPVYPITTGGFRHPYPTALTVNASMQRFPHHMVPPHHSLHQTGIPHPAIVTPNVKQESSHSDIGLNSSKHQDSKKEDEKKKQPHIKKPLNAFMLYMKEMRAKVVAECTLKESAAINQILGRRWHALTREEQAKYYELARKERQLHMQLYPGWSARDNYGKKKKRKRDKQPGEGNEHREYFPNPCLSLPPITDLSAPKKCRARFGLDQQNNWCGPCRRKKKCIRYIQGEGSCASPPSSDGSLLDSPPSSPSSVAPSPSSKESKPQTEQMQPLSLTMKPAHQPLHHPHLLAGQPPPPSLVLLENSAAAAGKMPGAAHNGAHDHGNVSSSRQPGSSGASLARPLAALLCHSHSLHPNSTAPQPLSLVTKSIE, encoded by the exons ATGTACCTGAGTGAGGGCGTTTTAGCGGGGCCGGAGGAGAGGGGAGCCAAAGGAGGAGTCCTTGCCTCCGGGCTCCCCCTCCTCCAGCAGATCGGCTGCTGGCATCTGAATCTCAGTGGCTGG TCTAATAAAGTCCCAGTGGTACAGCACCCGCACCACGTGCACCCGCTCACGCCTCTGATCACCTACAGCAATGAGCACTTCACACCGGGCAACCCCCCTCCGCACCTACAGGGAGACGTGGACCCCAAAACAG gaATTCCAAGGCCTCCACAACACCCAGACATATCTCCGTATTACCCTCTATCGCCTGGCTCTGTAGGGCAGCTCCCCCATCCGCTAGGCTGGTTAGTACCACA GCAAGGTCAACCTGTTTACCCAATCACAACGGGGGGTTTTAGACACCCCTACCCGACTGCACTCACTGTCAATGCATCCATGCAAAG GTTCCCTCACCACATGGTCCCCCCTCACCACAGTTTGCACCAGACCGGCATCCCCCACCCTGCCATCGTCACGCCCAACGTCAAGCAGGAGTCCTCCCACAGCGACATAGGCCTCAACAGCTC GAAACACCAGGACTCGAAAAAGGAGGACGAGAAGAAGAAGCAGCCCCACATAAAGAAGCCGCTGAACGCCTTCATGCTCTACATGAAGGAGATGAGGGCCAAGGTGGTGGCCGAGTGCACGTTGAAAGAGAGCGCCGCCATCAACCAGATCCTGGGacgaagg tgGCATGCTCTAACACGAGAGGAGCAGGCAAAATACTACGAGCTGGCCCGGAAAGAGCGACAGCTTCACATGCAGCTCTACCCAGGCTGGTCAGCACGAGATAACTAT GgcaaaaagaagaagagaaaaaggGATAAGCAGCCAGGAGAGGGCAATG AACACAGAGAATATTTTCCAAACCCTTGCCTTTCACTCCCTCCGATTACAG ACCTGAGCGCTCCTAAGAAGTGTCGAGCTCGCTTTGGGCTCGATCAGCAGAATAACTGGTGTGGCCCGTGcag GAGAAAAAAAAAGTGCATTCGCTACATCCAAGGTGAAGGCAGCTGTGCCAGTCCTCCCTCTTCGGACGGAAGCTTACTAGACTcccccccatcctccccctcctcggtggccccctccccctcctcgaAAGAGTCCAAACCTCAGACTGAACAAATGCAACCTCTCTCACTGACTATGAAACCGGCCCACCAGCCTCTCCACCACCCGCACCTCCTGGCTGGGCAACCTCCTCCGCCATCTTTGGTTCTGCTGGAAAACTCTGCTGCTGCAGCGGGTAAAATGCCTGGCGCAGCCCACAATGGAGCCCATGACCACGGCAATGTCTCGTCCTCGCGGCAACCGGGCTCCTCAGGCGCCTCCCTGGCCAGGCCCTTGGCAGCATTGCTGTGTCATTCCCACTCGCTACACCCCAACTCCACGGCCCCTCAGCCTCTGTCGCTCGTGACCAAGTCTATAGAGTAG